A genomic segment from Rubrobacter tropicus encodes:
- a CDS encoding NAD(P)H-binding protein — protein sequence MTDDGGLHVIFGTGPVGMSVMDELTERGRRVRMVNRSGRADVPERVEVVGGDASDPAFSREASAGASAVYFALNPPYDKWPELFPPLQAAVIEGAVAAGAKLVAVENLYMYGPTDGLPLTEDLPHAAETRKGGVRARMSQELMRAHESGRARVAIGRASDFFGPRVLASAAGEQVFGRAVEGKSARVAGDPDQPHTYTYVPDIGKGLVILGEREEALGRAWHLPSPETVTTREFVEIAFEEAGKPARIQAAPKIVLRAIGLFNPPLRETIEMLYEFEEPFVVDHSDFARTFGDHATPLRTAIGETVRWYRDRLSGMG from the coding sequence ATGACCGACGACGGAGGGCTTCACGTAATCTTCGGCACCGGGCCGGTCGGGATGTCCGTGATGGATGAGCTGACCGAGAGGGGCAGGCGAGTCCGAATGGTCAACCGCAGCGGCAGGGCGGACGTTCCCGAGCGCGTAGAGGTCGTGGGAGGCGACGCTTCCGACCCCGCGTTCAGCCGGGAGGCGAGCGCGGGAGCATCCGCCGTCTACTTTGCCCTCAACCCGCCCTACGACAAGTGGCCCGAGCTGTTCCCGCCGCTGCAGGCGGCGGTGATAGAGGGCGCCGTGGCCGCCGGCGCAAAGCTCGTGGCCGTGGAGAACCTCTACATGTACGGTCCAACAGACGGCCTTCCGCTCACCGAAGACCTGCCCCACGCCGCCGAGACGCGCAAAGGCGGTGTCCGTGCCAGGATGTCCCAAGAGCTCATGCGGGCCCACGAGTCCGGCAGGGCGCGGGTCGCCATCGGGAGGGCGTCCGACTTTTTCGGACCTCGCGTGCTCGCGTCGGCCGCGGGAGAGCAGGTCTTCGGCCGGGCCGTGGAGGGCAAGAGCGCCCGGGTGGCCGGCGACCCCGACCAGCCCCACACCTACACCTACGTGCCGGACATCGGCAAGGGGCTCGTAATCCTGGGCGAGCGCGAGGAGGCGCTGGGGCGGGCGTGGCACCTACCAAGCCCCGAGACGGTTACGACACGCGAGTTCGTTGAGATCGCCTTCGAGGAGGCCGGAAAGCCGGCGCGCATCCAGGCGGCGCCGAAGATCGTGCTTCGGGCCATCGGCCTATTCAACCCGCCCCTGCGCGAGACCATCGAGATGCTCTACGAGTTCGAGGAGCCTTTCGTCGTCGACCATTCGGACTTCGCACGTACCTTCGGCGACCACGCGACACCACTAAGGACGGCCATAGGCGAGACCGTGCGCTGGTACCGTGATCGTCTCTCGGGCATGGGGTGA
- a CDS encoding 1-aminocyclopropane-1-carboxylate deaminase, whose amino-acid sequence MTIADFDRYPLLFGPSPVHRLDRLTEHLGGAGLWAKREDCNSGIAYGGNKTRKLEYLVADALAKGCDTLVSIGGVQSNHTRQVAAVAARVGLRCVLVQESWVDWPDSVYDKVGNILISRLAGADVRLVKAGFGIGFKESWDAAVAEIEASGGKPYAIPAGASDHELGGLGFANWANEVAAQEEDLGVFFDTVIVCSVTGSTQAGMVAGFAALEEAGGRPRRVVGIDGSAKPQETREQITRIARNTAGLIGLTREVGDDVILDDRYHAGVYGIPDGATLEAMRTAARTEGMITDPVYEGKSMAGMIDLVKRGEIPPTSTVLYAHLGGQPALNGYSALFS is encoded by the coding sequence TTGACCATCGCGGATTTCGACCGTTACCCGCTCTTGTTCGGGCCATCGCCCGTGCATCGGCTAGACAGGCTCACGGAGCACCTGGGCGGCGCCGGGTTGTGGGCGAAGCGCGAGGACTGCAACTCTGGCATCGCATACGGGGGGAACAAGACCCGAAAGCTCGAGTACCTCGTCGCCGACGCGCTCGCCAAGGGGTGCGACACGCTCGTCTCCATCGGCGGCGTGCAGTCCAACCACACCCGCCAGGTGGCGGCCGTTGCGGCCCGCGTCGGGCTCCGGTGCGTCCTGGTCCAGGAGAGCTGGGTGGACTGGCCCGACAGCGTCTACGATAAGGTCGGCAACATCCTCATCAGCCGGCTGGCCGGCGCTGACGTGCGCCTGGTCAAGGCCGGTTTCGGCATCGGGTTCAAGGAGAGTTGGGACGCGGCCGTGGCCGAGATAGAAGCCTCCGGCGGCAAACCCTACGCCATACCGGCCGGCGCCTCCGACCACGAACTCGGCGGCCTTGGCTTCGCGAACTGGGCCAACGAGGTCGCAGCCCAGGAGGAGGATCTCGGCGTCTTCTTCGACACCGTAATCGTCTGCTCAGTAACCGGCAGCACGCAGGCCGGCATGGTCGCCGGTTTCGCCGCCCTGGAGGAGGCCGGGGGCCGTCCCCGCCGGGTGGTAGGCATCGACGGGTCGGCGAAACCGCAAGAGACCAGAGAACAGATAACGCGCATAGCCCGCAACACGGCCGGACTCATCGGGTTGACACGGGAGGTCGGCGACGACGTAATCCTCGACGACAGGTACCACGCCGGCGTCTACGGCATCCCGGACGGGGCGACGCTGGAGGCAATGCGGACCGCGGCCCGCACGGAGGGGATGATCACCGACCCCGTCTACGAGGGGAAGTCGATGGCGGGCATGATCGACCTCGTAAAGCGGGGTGAGATCCCCCCGACCTCCACCGTCCTGTACGCCCACCTGGGCGGCCAGCCAGCCCTCAACGGCTACAGCGCGCTGTTCTCCTGA
- a CDS encoding FadR/GntR family transcriptional regulator, which produces MGLDKVRKTSLSDAVTDSVIAWIREGRYRAGDRLPTERELAERLGVGRTSVREGLRFLEKLGILEIRQGTGTMVRSLSLGEVFDHLVPVQTIIDLPDRDVRHIMHVRRVLEAESAQLAAQHATERQLGRLDELLDGMAASLERPRDYLEMDLEFHVVVAEAAANPVLAHLIDLIRTIYTRYFEIVLRDPDMNRTSLDFHRKLYAALRDHDPKPPASTSSPT; this is translated from the coding sequence GTGGGGTTGGACAAGGTCCGCAAAACCTCCCTGTCCGATGCTGTTACGGACAGCGTTATCGCCTGGATCCGGGAAGGCCGGTACCGCGCCGGCGACCGCCTCCCGACCGAGAGGGAGCTCGCGGAGCGACTGGGCGTCGGCAGGACCTCCGTTCGCGAGGGGCTGCGGTTCCTGGAGAAGCTGGGCATCCTGGAGATCCGCCAGGGAACGGGGACGATGGTGCGCTCCCTCTCCTTGGGCGAGGTCTTCGACCACCTGGTCCCCGTCCAGACGATCATAGATCTCCCCGACCGCGACGTCCGCCACATCATGCACGTGAGGCGCGTCCTCGAGGCCGAGTCGGCCCAACTCGCGGCCCAACACGCCACCGAACGGCAACTGGGACGACTAGACGAGTTGCTCGACGGCATGGCCGCCTCCCTGGAGAGGCCGAGGGATTACCTGGAGATGGACCTGGAGTTTCACGTGGTGGTGGCCGAGGCCGCGGCCAACCCCGTGCTGGCGCATCTGATCGACCTGATCCGGACCATCTACACCAGGTACTTCGAGATCGTGCTCCGCGACCCCGATATGAACAGAACCTCCCTCGACTTCCACCGTAAACTCTACGCAGCCCTCCGCGACCACGACCCGAAGCCGCCCGCCAGCACATCCTCGCCCACCTGA
- a CDS encoding sugar porter family MFS transporter, with product MSAGSSSAGAAERRRFVNLAAAITATGGLLFGYDTGVISGALLFIRQDFELTSFLEGIIVSFLLVGAMVGALSGGPLSDRIGRRPTTLIAAIIFGVGAMAVAFAPSVAFIVLGRFLLGLGVGLASMIVPLYIAEIAPADRRGALVSLNQLMITIGILLSYIVGVLFTPIEGWRWMFGVALIPALILGIGMFSLPESPRWLFEHGRMDKARQVLGRSRSPEEVDQELQEMQDIKNQEGNQERVSYAELLAPFVRPALIIGIGLAIFQQITGINTVIYYAPTILQGVGFSEGGAIAATALGVGVVNVGFTILAVRIIDRAGRRPLLLIGLVGMTISLALLGTVFASGATGDNSTVLSGVLATVCLAVYIASFAISLGPVFWLMISEIYPLRIRGTAMSVASIANWGSNFLVALTFPVLLAALGGATLFWIFAFLGIVAWVFIYFRVPETKNRSLEEIEASFRGTTVSTGRVR from the coding sequence ATGTCTGCGGGAAGTTCTAGCGCGGGAGCCGCTGAGAGGCGGAGGTTCGTAAACCTGGCGGCCGCGATCACGGCGACGGGTGGATTGCTCTTCGGGTACGACACGGGCGTCATCTCCGGTGCCCTGCTGTTCATCAGGCAAGACTTCGAGCTGACGTCCTTTTTGGAGGGCATAATCGTCAGCTTCCTGCTGGTCGGCGCGATGGTCGGGGCGCTCTCGGGCGGGCCGCTCTCCGACCGTATCGGACGCCGTCCCACCACTCTCATAGCCGCCATCATCTTCGGGGTGGGTGCGATGGCGGTGGCATTCGCGCCGAGCGTGGCGTTCATAGTCCTCGGCCGGTTCTTGCTTGGCCTGGGCGTCGGGCTGGCGTCGATGATCGTGCCGCTCTACATCGCCGAGATAGCCCCGGCCGACAGGCGGGGGGCGCTCGTCTCGCTCAACCAGCTCATGATCACCATAGGTATCTTGCTCTCCTACATCGTGGGCGTCCTCTTCACGCCCATCGAGGGCTGGCGCTGGATGTTCGGCGTCGCGCTCATACCGGCCCTCATCCTCGGCATCGGCATGTTCTCGCTGCCGGAGAGCCCGCGCTGGCTCTTCGAGCACGGCCGGATGGACAAGGCCCGCCAGGTGCTCGGCCGCTCCCGGAGCCCGGAGGAGGTAGATCAAGAGCTCCAGGAGATGCAGGACATAAAGAACCAGGAAGGCAACCAGGAGCGGGTCTCCTACGCGGAGCTTCTGGCTCCCTTCGTCAGGCCGGCCCTCATCATCGGCATAGGTCTCGCCATCTTCCAGCAGATAACCGGCATCAACACGGTGATCTACTACGCGCCCACGATCCTGCAGGGCGTCGGCTTCTCGGAGGGGGGCGCCATCGCGGCCACCGCCCTCGGTGTCGGGGTCGTGAACGTAGGGTTCACGATCCTTGCCGTCCGCATCATCGACCGGGCGGGGCGCAGGCCGCTGCTCCTCATCGGGCTCGTCGGCATGACCATAAGCCTCGCGCTGCTTGGCACGGTCTTCGCGTCCGGCGCCACCGGGGACAATTCGACCGTTCTGTCTGGCGTGCTCGCGACCGTGTGCCTGGCGGTTTACATAGCTTCGTTCGCGATCAGCCTCGGGCCGGTGTTCTGGTTGATGATCTCGGAGATCTACCCGCTGAGAATTCGTGGCACGGCCATGAGCGTGGCCTCAATCGCCAACTGGGGCTCGAACTTCCTCGTCGCCCTGACGTTCCCGGTCCTGCTGGCGGCGCTCGGCGGCGCCACCTTGTTCTGGATATTCGCGTTCCTCGGCATCGTCGCGTGGGTCTTCATCTACTTCCGGGTGCCGGAGACGAAGAACCGCTCGCTGGAGGAGATAGAGGCAAGCTTCCGCGGCACGACGGTCAGCACCGGCCGCGTTCGCTAG
- a CDS encoding HAD family hydrolase, with product MSFRGAIFDVDGVLVDSPHEQAWRDGLRQLMENDWKGIRDQTSYAPEKFTPEVYQREMSGKPRYKGAQAALEYFGVPDAEERAQEYGDRKQVMIVELIEASQFHAYPDALRFVLAVKDAGLRISAASSSKNANAFLERIRLDEFVEEEGLEYDFVSPGYTLLDILDANVSGRDFAQGKPHPEIFLTAAEEAGVSPGEAFVVEDAANGVQAAKAGNMQALGLARADDEELLKGANADLVVTSLDDVSLEALAEGRLERSGR from the coding sequence GTGAGCTTTCGAGGCGCGATCTTCGACGTCGACGGCGTGCTTGTCGACTCGCCCCACGAGCAGGCCTGGCGCGACGGCCTGCGGCAACTGATGGAGAACGACTGGAAGGGCATCAGGGACCAGACTTCCTACGCCCCGGAAAAGTTTACCCCCGAGGTTTACCAGAGGGAGATGTCAGGAAAGCCCCGCTACAAGGGCGCCCAGGCGGCGCTCGAGTACTTCGGGGTGCCAGACGCAGAGGAGCGGGCGCAGGAGTACGGCGACCGCAAGCAGGTGATGATCGTGGAGCTGATCGAAGCCAGCCAGTTCCACGCCTACCCGGATGCCCTGCGCTTCGTCCTGGCCGTCAAGGACGCGGGCCTGCGGATATCCGCCGCCTCCTCGTCCAAGAACGCGAACGCTTTTCTGGAGCGGATTCGTCTGGACGAGTTCGTCGAGGAGGAGGGCCTCGAATACGACTTCGTGAGCCCCGGCTACACCCTGCTCGACATCCTCGACGCGAACGTCAGCGGGAGGGACTTCGCGCAGGGCAAGCCGCACCCCGAGATCTTCCTTACCGCCGCCGAAGAAGCGGGCGTATCGCCGGGCGAGGCGTTCGTGGTGGAGGACGCCGCGAACGGCGTGCAGGCGGCGAAGGCCGGCAACATGCAGGCCCTGGGCCTGGCGCGGGCCGACGACGAGGAGCTTCTAAAAGGCGCGAACGCCGACCTCGTCGTAACAAGCCTCGACGACGTCTCGCTCGAGGCGCTCGCCGAAGGCCGCCTGGAGAGGTCGGGGCGCTGA
- a CDS encoding ROK family protein, translating to MNAIGVDVGGTKIAAAVVSPEGEILNEVRYPTQAVPPNRLVGTIAGAITEVKDGFEVGGVCLAVPGLIMASINTVIFSPNLHEIENIRLDEEIGGRTGVRVTVENDANAAAWGEFRYGAGKDVDHQIFITLGTGVGGGVITHGVLLRGAQGAGGELGHVTLDPDGPVCGCGNHGCLEALASGTAIRRRAREVANDYPGSALGRLAVERQVLGEDVTELAREGDEASIRVLKETGRWLGIGVAGFVNVFNPEVVAVGGGASRAGDLILEPVREEVRLRARSPSRDLVEIKEATLGPASGVLGAAALARGEDGEYVLGPSRRVT from the coding sequence ATGAACGCCATAGGGGTCGACGTGGGGGGGACCAAGATCGCCGCGGCGGTCGTCTCTCCCGAGGGTGAGATCCTGAACGAGGTCAGATACCCGACCCAGGCCGTCCCGCCCAACCGCCTGGTAGGGACCATCGCCGGGGCGATAACGGAAGTAAAGGACGGCTTCGAGGTCGGCGGCGTCTGCCTGGCCGTCCCCGGCCTGATCATGGCCTCGATCAACACCGTGATCTTCTCGCCGAATTTGCACGAGATAGAGAACATCCGCCTGGACGAGGAGATCGGCGGAAGGACCGGGGTGCGGGTCACGGTCGAGAACGACGCCAACGCGGCGGCCTGGGGCGAGTTCCGCTACGGCGCGGGCAAGGACGTCGACCACCAGATCTTCATAACTTTGGGCACCGGGGTCGGCGGCGGGGTCATAACCCACGGGGTCCTGCTCAGGGGCGCCCAGGGCGCGGGGGGCGAGCTCGGGCACGTTACGCTCGACCCCGACGGCCCGGTCTGCGGCTGCGGAAACCACGGGTGCCTGGAGGCGCTGGCGTCCGGCACCGCCATCCGGCGTAGGGCGCGGGAGGTCGCAAACGACTACCCGGGCTCGGCCCTGGGCCGGCTGGCCGTCGAGCGGCAGGTGCTCGGGGAGGACGTCACGGAACTCGCCAGGGAGGGGGACGAGGCCTCGATCCGGGTCCTCAAAGAGACCGGACGGTGGCTCGGCATCGGCGTCGCGGGGTTCGTGAACGTGTTCAACCCCGAGGTCGTGGCCGTCGGCGGCGGCGCCTCGCGGGCCGGGGATCTCATCCTGGAGCCCGTCCGCGAAGAGGTGCGTCTGAGGGCCCGCTCGCCGTCGCGGGACCTCGTCGAGATCAAGGAGGCTACCCTCGGGCCGGCCTCGGGCGTGCTCGGCGCCGCGGCCCTGGCCCGCGGCGAGGACGGCGAGTACGTGCTCGGCCCGTCCAGGCGCGTGACGTGA
- a CDS encoding glycoside hydrolase family 65 protein produces the protein MTDWTLAFDTFEPEQEGLREALTSTGNGFFCTRGGLAWAQADGVSYPGTYTHGGFNRETTIMAGVPVLNEDLVNLPNWLLLEMRIEGEEALDRENVEILSYRHEYDIRTATTIRVLRVRDRAGRETTLETRRFVSMADMHQAAMKWTITPENWSGRVEVISALDGRVTNKGVARYQQLEGRHLDPVSPRTFGPETIALVVRTRQSRIYVAEAARTRIFGVAGQLDVGRDLYQMQDYAHQVLSFEATRGEPVRVEKMVAFYTSRDHAINEPLVNAGKAVGRYGTYAEAFEHHRRAWEELWEICDVRVPNDERVQLLLRLHISHILQVCSPHTSDLDAGVPARGLNGEAYRGHIFWDELFIYPFLNFRLPEITRGLLMYRYRRMGEARAAAKEAGYQGAMFPWQSGSDGQEETQKVHINPKSGKWEPDLSHNQRHVSADIFYNVWRYYETTGDTEFLLDYGAEMMLDIARFWASIAHHNPVRDRYEIHGVMGPDEFHEKYAGSDEEGLRNNAYTNVMVAWLSEIALEVLDLVPERRRQALRASIGLTDEEVEKWGEMSRKMFVPFHGDGLISQFEGYDNLEELDWDHYRREYGNIQRLDRILRAEGDDPDKYKLTKQADAVLLFFLFPEDELKPLFERLGYEYSTEMVRRNTEYYDQRTSHGSTLSFIAHAGILADLDPESSWERYMVALESDVGDVQGGTTQEGIHMGVMAGTLDLIQRGYLGTDIRDGALHFDPKPVGNLDGLSFPMQFHGTRLQIELKGKQLTVAAPADGQPVDVRVGDTAARIESGGSHTFDFGGE, from the coding sequence ATGACCGACTGGACGCTCGCCTTCGACACTTTCGAGCCGGAGCAGGAGGGGCTGCGCGAGGCGCTGACCTCGACCGGCAACGGCTTCTTCTGCACGCGGGGCGGCCTCGCCTGGGCCCAGGCCGACGGGGTGAGTTATCCCGGCACGTACACCCACGGCGGCTTCAACCGGGAGACGACCATCATGGCCGGGGTGCCCGTCCTTAACGAGGACCTGGTCAACCTTCCGAACTGGCTGCTCCTGGAGATGCGCATAGAGGGAGAGGAGGCCCTCGACAGGGAGAACGTCGAGATCCTCTCCTACCGGCACGAGTACGACATCCGTACGGCTACGACGATACGTGTCCTCCGGGTCCGCGACAGGGCGGGCAGAGAGACCACGCTGGAGACCCGCCGCTTCGTGAGCATGGCCGACATGCACCAGGCCGCCATGAAGTGGACCATCACGCCCGAGAACTGGTCGGGCAGGGTCGAGGTCATATCCGCCCTGGACGGCCGCGTTACGAACAAGGGCGTGGCCCGCTACCAGCAGCTCGAAGGGCGCCACCTGGACCCCGTCTCCCCCAGGACGTTCGGGCCGGAGACCATCGCGCTCGTGGTCAGGACCCGTCAGTCGCGTATTTACGTGGCCGAGGCGGCCCGTACCAGGATCTTCGGCGTGGCAGGCCAGCTCGACGTCGGCAGGGACCTCTACCAGATGCAGGACTACGCCCACCAGGTGCTCTCCTTCGAGGCCACGCGGGGGGAGCCCGTGCGGGTCGAGAAGATGGTGGCCTTCTACACCTCGCGCGACCACGCCATAAACGAGCCGCTGGTCAACGCCGGCAAGGCCGTCGGCCGCTACGGGACGTATGCTGAGGCCTTCGAGCACCACAGGCGGGCTTGGGAAGAGCTGTGGGAGATCTGCGACGTCCGCGTCCCGAACGACGAGCGGGTCCAGCTCCTGCTCAGGCTGCACATCTCGCACATCCTCCAGGTCTGCTCGCCCCACACCTCCGACCTCGACGCCGGCGTCCCCGCGCGCGGCCTGAACGGCGAGGCCTACCGCGGGCACATCTTCTGGGACGAGCTCTTTATCTACCCGTTCTTGAACTTCAGGCTGCCCGAGATCACCCGCGGCCTCCTGATGTACCGCTACCGCCGCATGGGGGAGGCCCGGGCGGCGGCCAAAGAGGCCGGCTACCAGGGGGCCATGTTCCCCTGGCAGAGCGGGTCAGACGGCCAGGAGGAGACCCAGAAAGTCCACATCAACCCGAAGTCCGGGAAATGGGAGCCGGACCTGAGCCACAACCAGCGCCACGTCAGCGCCGACATCTTCTACAACGTCTGGCGCTACTACGAGACGACCGGGGACACGGAGTTTTTGCTCGACTACGGGGCCGAGATGATGCTCGACATCGCCCGGTTCTGGGCCTCCATCGCGCACCACAACCCCGTGCGGGACCGGTACGAGATCCACGGCGTCATGGGGCCCGACGAGTTCCACGAGAAGTACGCGGGATCCGACGAAGAGGGACTCAGAAACAACGCCTACACGAACGTCATGGTCGCCTGGCTCTCGGAGATCGCCCTCGAAGTGCTCGACCTCGTCCCCGAACGCCGCCGGCAGGCCCTGCGGGCCTCCATCGGCCTGACGGACGAGGAGGTGGAGAAGTGGGGCGAGATGTCCCGCAAGATGTTCGTCCCGTTTCACGGCGACGGGCTCATCAGCCAGTTCGAGGGCTACGACAACCTGGAGGAGCTGGACTGGGACCACTACCGCCGGGAGTACGGCAACATCCAGCGCCTCGACCGCATCCTGCGCGCCGAGGGCGACGACCCTGACAAGTACAAGCTGACCAAGCAGGCAGACGCCGTGCTGCTCTTCTTCCTCTTCCCCGAGGACGAGCTGAAACCCCTGTTCGAGCGTCTCGGGTACGAATACTCGACCGAGATGGTGCGCCGCAACACCGAGTACTACGACCAGAGGACCTCCCACGGCTCGACTTTGAGCTTTATAGCGCACGCGGGTATCCTGGCCGATCTGGACCCCGAGAGCTCGTGGGAGCGGTACATGGTGGCGCTCGAGAGCGACGTCGGGGACGTGCAGGGGGGCACCACGCAAGAGGGCATCCACATGGGGGTGATGGCGGGTACCCTTGATCTGATCCAACGCGGCTACCTCGGCACCGACATCCGGGACGGGGCGCTCCACTTCGACCCCAAGCCCGTCGGCAACCTCGACGGCCTCTCGTTCCCCATGCAGTTCCACGGGACGCGCCTCCAGATCGAGCTGAAAGGCAAGCAGCTGACGGTCGCCGCCCCCGCCGACGGCCAGCCGGTCGACGTGAGGGTCGGAGATACGGCGGCGAGGATCGAGTCCGGCGGAAGCCACACTTTCGACTTCGGGGGCGAGTAG